Proteins encoded within one genomic window of Rhinolophus sinicus isolate RSC01 linkage group LG14, ASM3656204v1, whole genome shotgun sequence:
- the LOC109459347 gene encoding pancreatic alpha-amylase, protein MKFFLLLSAIGFCWAQYAPNTKPGKTSIVHLFEWRWADIALECERYLGPKGFGGVQISPPNENVVINNPSRPWWERYQPISYKLCTRSGNEDEFKDMVTRCNNAGVHIYVDAVINHMCGNGVAAGTGSTCGSYFNPGNRDFPAVPFSAWDFNDGKCRTGSGDIENYNDPYQVRDCRLVGLLDLALEKDYVRSKIAEYLNHLIDLGVAGFRIDASKHMWPGDMKAILDKLHNLNTTWFPEGSKPFIYQEVIDLGGEPIKSSDYFGNGRVTEFKYGAKLGTVLRKWNGEKMAYLKSWGEGWGFMPSDRALVFVDNHDNQRGHGAGGASILTFWDPRLYKMGVGFMLAHPYGFTRVMSSFRWPRYFENGKDINDWVGPPNNNGVIKEVTINEDTTCGNDWVCEHRWRQIRNMVMFRNVVDGQPFTNWWDNGSNQVAFGRGNKGFIVFNNDDWPLSLTLQTGLPAGTYCDVISGDKIGDKCTGIKIYVSRDGNAHFSVSNSAEDPFIAIHAESKLYNLN, encoded by the exons ATGAAGTTCTTTCTATTGCTTTCAGCCATTGGGTTCTGCTGGGCTCAGTATGCCCCAAATACCAAACCTGGAAAAACGTctattgttcatttgtttgagTGGCGCTGGGCAGATATTGCTCTTGAATGTGAGCGATACTTAGGTCCCAAGGGATTTGGAGGGGTTCAG ATCTCTCCACCCAATGAAAATGTTGTCATTAACAACCCTTCAAGACCTTGGTGGGAAAGATACCAACCGATTAGCTACAAGTTATGTACAAGATCAGGAAATGAAGATGAATTCAAAGACATGGTTACTAGATGTAACAACGCTGGT gttcatatttatgtggatgCTGTAATTAATCATATGTGTGGAAATGGTGTGGCTGCAGGAACTGGCAGTACGTGTGGAAGTTACTTCAACCCTGGAAATAGGGATTTTCCAGCtgttccattctctgcttgggaTTTTAATGATGGTAAATGTAGAACTGGAAGTGGAGACATTGAGAATTACAATGATCCTTATCAG GTCAGAGATTGTCGTCTGGTTGGTCTTCTTGATCTTGCCCTGGAAAAAGATTACGTGAGGTCCAAGATTGCTGAGTATCTGAACCATCTCATTGACCTTGGTGTAGCAGGGTTCAGAATCGATGCTTCTAAGCACATGTGGCCTGGAGACATGAAGGCAATTTTGGATAAACTACATAATCTAAACACAACCTGGTTCCCTGAAGGAAGTAAACCTTTCATTTACCAGGAg GTGATTGATTTGGGTGGTGAGCCAATTAAAAGCAGTGACTATTTTGGAAATGGTCGTGTGACAGAATTCAAGTATGGTGCAAAACTAGGCACAGTTTTGCGCAAATGGAATGGAGAGAAGATGGCTTacttaaa gagCTGGGGAGAAGGCTGGGGTTTCATGCCTTCTGACAGAGCACTTGTCTTTGTGGATAACCACGACAATCAGAGAGGACATGGAGCTGGAGGAGCATCTATTCTTACCTTCTGGGATCCTAG ACTGTACAAAATGGGAGTTGGATTTATGCTCGCTCATCCTTATGGGTTTACACGAGTAATGTCAAGCTTCCGTTGGCCAAGATATTTTGAGAATGGAAAA GATATTAATGATTGGGTTGGGCCACCAAATAATAATGGAGTAATTAAAGAAGTTACTATTAATGAGGACACTACTTGTGGCAATGACTGGGTCTGTGAACATCGATGGCGTCAAATAAG aaacatGGTTATGTTCCGTAATGTAGTTGATGGCCAACCTTTTACAAATTGGTGGGACAATGGTAGCAACCAAGTAGCTTTTGGGAGAGGAAACAAAGGATTCATTGTCTTTAACAATGATGACTG gcCATTATCTTTAACTTTGCAAACTGGTCTTCCTGCTGGCACATACTGTGATGTTATTTCTGGAGATAAAATTGGTGACAAATGTACAGGAATTAAAATCTATGTTTCTCGTGATGGCAATGCTCATTTCTCTGTTAGTAACTCTGCTGAAGATCCATTTATTGCAATTCATGCTGAATCGAAACTGTACAATTtgaattaa